The genomic DNA CCGGATTTGGATGCACAATATAAAGACGGTACTTTAAATGTTTCCCTGAACCTGAAAGGCAGCGGGACAGTCGACCTGAAACTGTTAGATAAGGCCGGCAAAGAAGTCGCTACTTCGTCGGTCAAAGGTTCGGGCAAAGTTTCCACCGACATGGCAATAAGCAATCCTGAGAAATGGACTGCCGAAACTCCGGTTCTCTACACACTGATCGCCACTTTGAAAAACGGCAGCAACACGACTGAGGTTATTCCGGTGAAAGTCGGTTTCCGCAAGATCGAATTGAAAAACGCCCAGATATTGGTAAACGGACAACCAGTCTTGTTCAAGGGAGCCGACCGGCACGAAATGGATCCGGACGGAGGTTACGTCGTATCGCCGGAGCGCATGATCCAGGACATCAAGGTCATGAAGGAATACAATATCAATGCCGTACGTACTTGTCATTATCCAGACAACAATTTATGGTATGACCTCTGCGACAAATATGGTATTTATGTCGTTGCTGAAGCAAATGTAGAATCGCACGGTATGGGATACGGTGACAAGACGTTGGCTAAAAACCCGCTGTTCGCCAAAGCACATATGGAACGCAACCAGCGCAACGTCCAGCGTGGTTATAATCACCCGTCCATCATTTTCTGGTCATTAGGCAACGAGGCCGGCATGGGTCCAAACTTCGAAGCTTGTTATACCTGGATCAAGAACGAAGACAAATCACGTGCCGTGCAATACGAACAGGCACGGACAAGCGAATTCACCGATATCTATTGCCCGATGTACCGCGACTATAAAGGTAGTGAAGAATATTGCAAGGGAGACATCGACAAACCGCTTATCCAATGCGAATATGCGCACGCGATGGGCAACTCTCAAGGGGGATTCAAAGAATATTGGGATCTGATCCGCAAATATCCGAAATACCAAGGTGGCTTTATCTGGGATTTCGTTGATCAGTCTTTGCGTTGGAAAACAAAAGACGGCGTTCCTTTCTATGCTTATGGCGGCGACTGGAACAAATATGACGCTTCCGACAACAACTTTATGGACAACGGCTTGATAAGCCCGGACCGCAAACCGAATCCGCATATGCACGAAGTCGGGCATATCTACCAGTCCATCTGGGTGACTCCATCCGACTTGGCTAACGGTGTCGTAAACGTATACAACGAAAACTTCTTCCGTAACCTAGACGGTTACTATGCAGAATGGGAATTGCTGGCTAACGGCGAAGTGGTTCAGACAGGCATGGTCAAAGACCTGGAAGTAGCTCCGCAACAGACCAAGTCCATAAAACTGAATTATAGCACAGAGGGCATTTGCAAATGCAAAGAACTCTTGCTGAATGTGGCCTTTAAGTTGAAAAAAGCGGAAACATTGCTGCCTGCCGGTTATACGGTAGCCAAAAACCAGTTGACGATCCGCCCGTACAATGCTCCGAAACTGGATTTGCAGAATGTACACCAAGTGAACATTGAGACTGTCATTCCGACCATTAAAGATAATGACATCAATTATCTGATCGTCGAAGGAGAGAATTTCCGCATGGACTTCGATAAGCATGACGGTTTCTTGTGCAGATACGATGTAAATGGCATGACGATGCTGAAGGAAGACGGAAAACTGACTCCGAACTTCTGGCGTGCTCCGACCGACAACGATATGGGAGCCAACCTGCAAAACAAATATGCCGCCTGGAAAGAACCGGGATTGAAACTGGTTTCTCTGACAAACAAAATCGAAAACGACATGGCTACTGTCAATGCCGAATACACGATGGATGCAGTAAAAGCCAAATTGTATCTGACTTATACGATCAACAACGAAGGCGCAGTGAAAGTCACACAGAAAATGGTAGCCGACAAATCGGCTGAAGTTTCCGATATGTTCCGTTTCGGCATGCAGATGCAGATGCCTAAATGCTTGGATCAGATCAACTATTACGGCAGAGGTCCGATCGAGAACTATTCCGACCGTAACAACGTCACCGACCTGGGTAATTACAGACAGACTGTAGACGAACAGTTCTACTCTTATATCCGCCCGCAGGAAACAGGGACCAAAACGGATATCCGTTGGTGGAAACAGACCAACAAAGGCGGTAACGGACTCATGTTCATTTCGGAAGCTCCGTTCTCGGCTTCAGCCTTGAATTATTCGATCGAATCACTTGACGACGGAGTACAGAAAGACCAGAGACACTCCGAACTTGTACCTCAGGCAAACTACACCAATATGTGTATTGACAAGGTACAAATGGGATTGGGTTGCGTCAACAGTTGGGGAGCGCTTCCACTGGAACAATACCGTATCCATTACGGAGATTATGAATTCTCTTTCATCATGAAACCGATTCAATCTAATTTATAAACAGCAATAAATGAAGGGAGCTGTCCCCGCATTTCCATTCAAGAAGCGGGGACAAGTTCCTATTTTTACAAAAATTGGTAAAAAAGCATAATCACTATGCATATTTCGTTAAATAGTGGGTGCAAACTTTTATTTTATGTAGAAAAAGACTACTTTTATTGCCGATTTTTAAATCTAATTCAGGACTAATTGTAAAATCGTTTACCATAAAAACAAATGGCTACTAACAACAATTCTAATCGCTATCCTTCCGAAAAAGGGAGATTTTTCAAAGGAAAAACCTTCATTCTTTTGGTCGGATTACTTCTCGGGGCAGGCATTATGGTTGCCGTATATAAAACATCCGTCTATTTCTCTTCCGATGAATCTTGTATGATGTGCCATGTCCATCCGCATGCGGAAGACAGCTGGAAGCTCTCCAAACACGTAAATAACGGAAGCGGCGTTAAAACACATTGCGTGGCTTGTCACCTTCCGCCTCAAAACGACACCTGGAATCATTATACGGCTAAAGCCAAATTGGGATTGAAAGACGTATGGTCCTTCATGACAAAAGACAGTGCGGATTTCGACTGGAACACCAAGTCGGAACTGGAACATGCCGTCAAATATATTCCGAACGAATCCTGCAAGGAATGCCATCAGAACTTGTTCCCGGAAGGGATTAACCAGGACGGCATTACTGCTCACCTTTATTATGACGAAAACGAAAAGAAACTGGATTTACAGTGTATCAGCTGCCACCTCGACGCCGGACACTATAATCCGGATTATAAACACGGCAAATTAACAGGTATTCCCGGAGCCGCCACGGCTACTGTTGATACCAGCCTTTATTTCAAGACGGCGACACCTGTCACATCTTTTACCGATTATACGGAACAAATTCCGGGTACGGCCGTTGCATTCAAAATGGTCGCCATTCCGGGCGGTACATTCAAAATGGGTAGCACCGATAAAGAACCGTTCCATAAGGCAGATGAAGCTCCGGTTCGAAACGTTACGGTCAGTCCGTTCTTTATGGCTGAAGTAGAAGTGACGTGGGATCAGTATTGGGCATTCTACGGACAAACCATGAGCGAAGGACGTACTCCGCCCGAAACCGTATATGCAAATAACAGCAATCCGGATGTCGATGCCATTTCCGGCCCGACTCCTCCGTTCGGATTCCCCGACCAGGGATGGGGCGCAGGTGACCGTCCGGCTATCACGATGACACACTATGCTGCAGAAACATTCTGCCAGTGGCTGTCCAAACAAACAGGGAAAAAATACCGCCTGCCGACCGAGGCAGAATGGGAATATGCAGCCCGTGGAGGAACGGAAACTCCTTATTTCTTCACCGGGAACCCGAAAGATTTTTCAGACCAGGGATTCTGGCGTAAGTTCTTCGATGCAAAAACAGACAGCATCAGTTCATTCGTGATTTACGCGAAGAACAGCAAAAACAGAACTCAAGAGCCGGGCGAAGTGAAAGCGAACCCGTTCGGTTTGAAGAATATGTTGGGTAATGTAATGGAATATTGTGCCGACAAATATGATCCGAAGGCTTACAGCAAAGGGGGCGATAACGTGACCAACCCGTTAATCACAGAAGGAGAAGAATGGGTTGTACGCGGCGGTAACTACACTTCCGATGCGGCAGACGTTCGTTCTGCAGCCCGCGATTATACAAAGCATGATGCCTGGTTGAAGACTGATCCGCAACAACCGAAGAGTATCTGGTGGTATTCGGATATCCGCGGTATCGGTTTCCGTGTGGTTTGCGAACCGGACCCGGCAATTGGAGCGAAATAACAGATGTTTAATTGATACCTAAAAATTACTATATCATGAAGAAAGAAAACAGTATTAGCAGAAGATCGTTTTTAAAAAGTACAGCTATGGCCGGAGCACTGGGTGCAATCGGCACAGGTAGTGCAAGTGTATTAACCTCATGTGCAGGCGGCGGCGAAAGTGCAGCTGCAAACAAACCTCTGAAAGAACCTGGAACTTATTATATTCCGGAATTGCCCGATAAGGCTACTGACGGAAAAGAACTGAAAGCCGGTGTTATCGGTTGTGGCGGACGCGGTTCCGGTGCAGCAGAAAACTTCTTGGATGCTGCAAACGGCGTGACAGTCGTTGCCGTTGCCGATACATTCAAAGAACGTGTAGACGCTTTGGCCGACAAGCTGAAAGAAAAAGGATGTAATATTCCTGAAGACAAACGTTTCGTTGGTCTGGATGCATACAAACAATTGATCGATAGCGGTGTCGATGTTGTCATTATTGCAACTCCTCCCGTATTCCGTCCGGTACATTTCCAATATGCGGTTGAAAAAGGCAAACATTGTTTCCTGGAAAAACCGATTTGTGTCGACCCGGTAGGCTATCGTACGATTATGGCAACCGCCAAACAGGCTCAGGCAAAGAATCTATGTGTCGTAACAGGTACACAGCGTCATCACCAGCGCAACTATGTCGAATCTTACAAGAAGATCATGGAAGGTGCTATCGGTGAAATTACGGGTGGTGTAGTTTACTGGAATCAGAGCATGTTGTGGTTCCGCGAACGTCAGAAAGACTGGAACGATTGCGAATACATGATCAAGGACTGGGTAAACTGGAAATGGTTATCCGGAGACCATATCGTGGAACAGCATGTGCACAACATCGATGTATTCACATGGTTCAGCGGCTTGAAACCGGTTAAAGCTGTCGGTTTCGGTTCTCGCCAACGCCGTATCACGGGCGACCAGTATGATAACTTCAGCATCGATTTCACAATGGAAAACGGCATCCACTTGCATAGTATGTGCCGCCAGATTGACGGTTGTGCCACTAACGTCAGCGAATTTATCCAAGGAACAAAAGGTTCTTGGAACAGTGCTGAAATGGAAATCAAGGACAATGCAGGTAACGTCATCTGGAAATACGATGGTGAAGCAGAAAAGAACGCACATACACAGACAAATCCATATGTATTGGAACATGTAAACTGGGTAAACTGCATCCGTGGCGGCAAACCTATCGAACAGGCTTCAGAAACAGCTGTTGCCAACATGGCTGCTATCATGGGACGTGAATCAGCATACACCGGTGCAGAAACGACATGGGATGCAATGACTGCTTCTCCTCTGGATTATACTCCGAAAGACCTGAACTTAGGCAAGATGGATATGAGTGGATTTACAGTTCCGGTTCCAGGAAAACCTCGTGATGAAAAGAAAAAATAAAATATGGCACTGAACAGAAGAAACTTTTTAAGAGCAACTCTGGCAGGCGCGGCTGTTGCAGCCGGTAGTTCAGCTTTTGCTGCCTGTGGCGGCAAGGCTGCTTCTACAGAAGGTTGTCCGGCAGAAAAGGGATCATGTCCAAACAGCAAAGCCGAGTTGAAGATATCCTTTCAGGAAGGGATTGCACCGGGAGCTAATCTCAACGAGAAATTTGACTTGATGGAAAAGTTAGGTGTCGTTGGTTTCGAACCGGGCGGACGTGGCCTGAAAGATCGTGTAAAAGAGATCAAGGAAGCACTAAACGGACGCAACATCAAAGTGAGCGCCATCTGTGCTGGTTTCCAGGGGTTCATCCTCTCGACAGATCCGGCTATCCGCAAGCAGTGCATGGACACGATGAAAGAGATCATTGCTCCTGCAGGCGAACTGGGTTCTACGGGTGTGATCATCGTCCCGGCTTTCAACGGTCAAAAACCGGCTATGCCTCATACGCAGGAAACGCGGGATTTCTTATGCGAACAATTCAATGAAATGGGTAACTTTGCAAAAGAGCACGGGACTACAGTTATCTTTGAACCGCTCAACAGGAAAGAAGCATTCTATCTTCGTCAGGTAGCGGATGCAGCTTCCATCTGCCGCGACATCAACAATCCGGGTGTACGCTGTATGGGTGACTTCTGGCACATGACTTGGGAAGAGACTTCCGACATGGGAGCTTTCCTTTCTGCAGGCGAATATCTGCAACACGTGCACGTTGCCAGCCGTAAACGCCGCAGCATGCCGGGTGAAGACGGAGAAGCAGATAACTACGTTAACGGCTTCAAGGGCCTGAAGATGTTGGATTACGACAAATATGTAAGTTTCGAATGCGGATGCCAGGGAGACCGGAACGTTTTGGTCCCTGCCGCAGTGGAACTATTACGAAAACAATGGGAAGAAGCATAAAATATGCCATTAGTATATCCTAATATGCAAATGAGTGAGGTGGTGGAAGAGCACCCCTCACTCATTCCTGTCATTAACCGTTTTGGAATCCGCCTGGGCTTAGGCGACAAATCGGTAAAGGCGATTTGTGAAGAATACCGGCTGGATACCGACTTCCTCTTGACGGTAATCAACACGTTTCTCAACGAGGAATACTTCCCGGAAAAGAAGCTACAAACTTTCCATACTTCACAGATTATCGATTATCTGACTAAAACCAACCAGTATTACCAACGCTATCAAATCCCGAATATAGAAAGGCATCTCGGTTCATTCATATCGATGAGTACGCCGGGAAACAACACGCTCAACCTGATCGGAAAGTTTTTCTCATCCTTCAAAGAAGAGCTGACCTCACGGATCGAAAAGGACGACCGGGTCTGGTTCCCCTATTGCCTGTCATTAAGCGAAAAACTGAAAGATTATCCATCTTCCGGGCAGGTCGAAGCATTGCACCTCGGAACGGAACAGCGATTGGAAGATCCGATAGAGGCCTTGTTGGCGGATCTGAAAAGCATCATGGTCAAGCATCTTTCCGGCGACTATAATGAGAACTTATGCTACGCCGTCATATTTGCCATCAGCAGTTTGGAAAAAGATATCAAACAACACAACCGCATCCGCTACCGGATATTGACACCGATGGTTTCGGCTATGGAAAAGTTGTGTATTTAACAAACAGCCGGATGCATCGCAACAAGCAAATAGCAATCATATTATCCGACACGCTACAAAGCATCGGCCTGCAAAGCATGCTGACCGACTATTTTCCACCGGTAGAGATCAGCCACTACCCTACTTTCGAGGCATTTTCGACTTCCGGCAACGATACGTTCGACTACTACTTTACAAATGCCGCTTTATTTGTCCTTTATGCAGACTTTTTCCTTCCCCGCCGGAGCAAGACGATGGTCCTGATCGACGAAACCGAAGGTGAAGGGGGACTATCGGCAACCAGCCATATCACGATCAAGGCCTCGCAGGAAGTCATCATCGAGCAGTTGGAACAACTTTTTACCGGAGAAAACAACAGTATTTCCAGCGACAACAACAAGGAACTGTCCACCCGCGAAACGGACGTCCTCCAATTAATCGTCAAAGGCAGCACCAACAAAGAAATTGCAGACAAGCTGAACATCAGCCTGAACACAGTCCTCAGCCACCGCAAGAACATCACGACCAAGCTCGGCATCAAAACAGTATCGGGACTTACCTTCTATGCCATCATGAACGGCATTATTTCAGGCGACGACATCGAACTTTAAAATCACTACATGTAGTGATTGATTCCCATTCATCTTTACCGTTCCTTTGCAACCGTAAAATACTAATAGTTTACAATTAATACGATGAATCAACGCTATCTGTATGTCCTTGTCGCAGGCGCGCTTACGTGTTTGCAACCGATTAAAGCCGAACGGGTGAATGAAAATGTGAACGACACGATCAAGACCTATAATATAGGTGAGGTGATCGTCACTTCTTCCACAAAGGAGACGAACGATCTCCGCACGCTTCCGGGAGCCGTTTCCATCCTCTCGCCCCAAGCGATAGCAACCAGGCAGATAGATGCTCTCAAGGATATCAGCGCTTTCGTCCCCAACCTTTATATGCCGGACTACGGTTCGAAAATGACTTCGGCCATTTATATACGCGGAATCGGAGCGCGTAGCAGCGGGCAATCCATCGGATTATATGTCGACAATGTCCCCTATCTGGATAAAAGCGCTTTCGATTTCGAGCTGAACGATATCCAACGCATCGAAGTTTTACGGGGACCGCAGGGAACCCTCTACGGACGTAACGCAATGGGGGGCATCGTCAACATCTACACCCTCTCCCCCTTCGATTACCAAGGGACAAAAGTCACGATGTCGATGGGCAATTACGGGGCGGCAAAAGCCAAAGTGTCCCAATACAGCAAGATCGGAGAAAACATCGGGATCTCGCTAAACGGGTATTACGACCGTAACGACGGCTTTTTCATCAACGAATATAACGGCACAAAGGCAGACAAAGAGGAATCGGCAGGCGGCCGATTCAAATTAGAGGGGTATATTACGGACCATCTGAAGGCGCAATATACATTCAACTATGACTATGTAACGCAAAAAGCCTTCCCCTACGGGCAGTACGACCCGCAGACCGGGGCTGTGCAGCCGATCCGCATCAACGATCCGAGTTCCTACTGGCGCCGCACGCTGAACAACAGCCTGTATCTGGAATGGAAAACAGACCGTTTTATCCTCTCTTCCACCACGGCCTACCAATATCTGAAAGACGACATGAAGATGGACCAGGACTATACGGAACAGTCTGTTTTCACCCTTCACCAAAAGCAGAAACAATATGCCTGGAGCGAAGAACTGGCAATCAAATCCAATACAAAAAGCAATTACCAATGGAGCTTCGGCGCCTACGGTTTTTATAACAGCCTGAACACGGACGGCCCTGTGATCTTCAAGAAAGACGGGCTGACGGGCATTTTGCAGAAAGCGTTCGACGACATACTGGCGAATAACCCAAAAGCACCGAAGCTTACTGTCCAGGGGGACGAACTGAACCAGATTTATTTCCCCGGAAACTTCGACACGCCGACCTACGGCTTCGCGGCTTTCCACCAATCGACCTACAATAACCTTTTTGTCGAAGGGCTTTCCATCACCGCCGGTATCCGCCTGGATTACGAGAAAGCGAACCTGGACTATCATTCGGCAGTAGACAGCATGAAGATCGGTGTGGAAATGGGCCCGATGAAAATGACGCTACCGGTCACGACGACTATGGACGGCAAGATCTCACAGGATTTCCTGCAAGTATTGCCGAAAGTTTCGCTCCGTTACCAGTGCACACCCGAAACATTCACGTATGTCTCGGTCGCCAAAGGATACAAGACAGGAGGTTATAACGTGCAGATGTTCGGCGATCTGGTCCAGGCCCAAGCCAAATACGACCTGATGTCGAAGTTCGCACCCGACAAAGCCGAACAGCCGGGCGAAGTGAAAGACATCGCTTCCTATAAACCGGAACACAGCTGGAACTACGAAGCAGGCATCCGCAGCGAACTGGTCCGGGGCAGGCTGAGTGCGGAACTGACCTTCTTCTACATGGACATCCGCGACCTCCAACTCACCAGCTTTGCCGAGAACGGCAGCGGACGCATGATCACCAACGGAGGAAAGGCGAACAGCTATGGCGTGGAACTGAGCCTGCGCAGCCGTATCACGGACGGACTCACCGCCGACCTCAACTACGGTTTTACCCGTGCCACTTTCCGCGATTACATCTTCACGGACAAGGACGAGAACAGCCAGATCGTGAAAACGGACTGCAAGGATAATTTCATTCCTTACACGCCGCGCCACACCGTCAGCCTGGGATTGCAATACACGAAACTACTCCACCGGAAGATGATCGACCAGTTCATCGCATCCGCCCAGTTCACCGGAGCCGGCAAGATCTTCTGGACGGAGAAGAACGACATCAGCCAGCCGTTCTACGGCCTCGTCAATGCCAAAGTGGGCGTCCGCAAGGGAATCGTCAACCTCAACTTGTGGAGCCGTAACATCACGAACACGGACTACCAGGCGTTCTATTTCGAATCGTTCAACCAGTCGTTCATCCAGAAAGGCAAACCGTTCCAGATCGGCGGCGAAATCACCGTTACATTTTAAGACATGAAACTATTATACTACCTCCCGATGCTGCTCTGCCTCGCCTATACGGCAAGAGGGGAAGAGATAGAAAAAGATACGGCGAAGATCCGCAATGTCGAACTGAACGAAGTGGTCGTGCAGTCGTTCAAGCAACAGCGCGACCTCCGGCTGGAACCCCTGTCGGCATCGGCCGTGACGGGGACGGCGATCCAGAACCGGAACATCACGGGGATCAAAGAGTTCAGTTCCTTTATCCCGAACCTCTTTATGCCGGACTACGGATCGAAACTGACCTCGCCGGTCTATATCCGCGGGATCGGATCGAAAATCAACGCTCCCTCAGTCGGGCTTTATGTGGACGGTATCCCCTATTTCGAAAAATCGGCTTTCGATTTCGATTTCAACGAGGTGGACAGGATCGAGGTGCTGCGCGGTCCGCAAGGGACGCTCTACGGTCGTAACACGATGGGCGGCATCATCAACGTCTATACGAAATCGCCCTTGAAATACGAGGGGACAAATGTCTGGCTTTCCAACGGCAGCTACGGTTACCGCGATTATGCCCTCTCTCATTATAAAAAGATCGGAGAAAAGTTCGGATATGCCATCTCCGGTGATTACCGGAACAGCGACGGCTACTTCACCAACCTGTTTACAGACAAGAAAGCGGACGACATGAAGTCCGGCTCCGCCCGCATCCGCCTGGAATGGAAGCTTCAGAAGAACCTTTCTTTCGGGCTAATGAGTTCGTTCGACCGTTCAGTCCAAGGCGGCTATCCCTACGCCGTCTGCGATTCGGTCACGCATAAACCGGGCGAAGTCGACTACAACGATTACAGTTTCTACAAACGGACGCTTTCGACGACCGGCTTCTCGGCAGATTACCAGGGGACGGGCTACAGCATCAACAGCCGGACCGCCTTCCAATATCTCTCGGACCATCAAGGCATCGACCAGGATTTCTCTCCCCGAAGCATCTATTTCGCGCGTCAGGATATGAAGCAGAAAATGTTTTCCGAAGAGCTGAACATCAAATCGACGACTCCCGGACGTTACAAATGGCTGTTCGGCGCCTTCGGTTTCTGGCAGGGGATCGACAACACCGTGACACTCGATTATTTCACCAAAGACTATGCGACACGCAAGCTGTACGACACGCCGGCCTATGGTGTCGCCTTCTACCACCAATCCACAATCGACGACCTGCTGACGCGCGGCCTGTCACTGACTTTCGGCATCCGCTACGATTATGAGCATACCTCCAACGATTTCCTTTTCTATAAAGAAACGGACGGCGGCAGCGAACAGATGGACGCCTTCGACAGCCGGCTCAAGTTCAGCCAGGTCACGCCGAAGATCGCCCTGCAATATATGTTTCCCTCCACCGGCATGCTCTATGCCACCGTGACGAAGGGATATAAGACAGGCGGCTTCAACACCTCTTTCGACCGCGAGGAAGACCGCACGTTCCGCCCCGAAACCAGTTGGAACTACGAATTGGGAGCCAAACACCCGTTCCTCGACAACCGCCTGAACGCCGAGTTCTGCTTTTTCTGGATCGACTGGAAAAACCAACAGATTTACCAAATGCTCGCCACCCAGAACGGGCAATACCTGCGCAACGCCGGGCGCAGCGAGAGCAAAGGCGTCGAGGTCAGCCTGCAAGGGAATCCGGTCAACGGGCTGATGGTGCAGGTGAACTACGGCTTCACGCATGCCACCTTCAAAGATTACAAGGACGAACGGCGAGGCATTGACTACAGCGGGAATTTCCTGCCGATGGTCCCGCGCCACACTTTCGCTGTCGGAGCCGATTATACGATCCCGAACCCTTGCCGTCACATCGACCGCTTCACGGTCAGCGCGAACTACACCGGGACGGGACGCATCCTGTGGAAAGAAGACAACAAGGTTTCGCAACCTTATTACGGACTGTTGAATGCAAAAGTATCTGCCACAAAAGATTTTATTACCTTTGCGATCTGGGCGAAAAATATGACCGGTGCAGACTATTCGGCTTTCTATTTCGAGACAGGCGGAAAGGGCCTGGCACAAAAAGGAAGGCCGTTCACGATCGGCGGGAATATACAATTGAGTTTTTAAAAGTCTCGGCAGAAGTTCGGACGACACTTTAAAAGTTCTTAAAGTCCCCGACCGAACTTCGGACGACACTTTGAAAACTCTTAAAGTCCCGGCCGAATTTCGGACGACACTTTGAAAACTCCAAAAGTCCCGGCCGAATTTCGGACGACACTTTGAAAACTCCAAAAGTCCCGGCCGAAGTTCGGACGACACTTTGAAAACTCCAAAAGTCCCGGCCGAATTTCGGACGACACTTTGAAAACTCTTAAAGCCCCAGCCGAATTTCGGACGACACTTTGAAAACTCTTAAAGCCTCGGCCGGAAGCCGGATGATTATATAACGATATTATGATACAGAAAGATAAAACATACAACCTCGCAACCTTCTTCTGCCTCTACATTGCGCAGACGATCCCGATGAGCTTCTTTTCCACCGTCATCCCCGTCATGATGCGGCAGGAGGACTTTTCACTCTCGGCCATCGGGCTTCTCCAACTGATCAAGCTGCCCTGGATCCTGAAATTCCTCTGGTCGCCGATGGTAGACCGCCATGCCGTGACGACGGGCGACTATAAACGGTGGATTTTTTCTTCCGAACTGATCTACGCCGGCCTGATCTTCGCCGTCGCTTTCCTTGATTTCCATACGGACTTCTATACGATCGTCGCCTTGATCATCATATCCTTCGTCGCCTCCGCCACGCAGGATATCGCGACCGACGCGTTGGCGGTACTCGCTTTCAGCCGGAAAGATAAAAGCCTTGCAAACAGCATGCAGTCGATGGGAAGTTTCGGAGGTTCGATGATCGGGGGCGGTGTCTTGCTCCTGCTCTTCAAGCAAATCGGCTGGAACGGTCTGCTGCCTTGCGTCGCGCTGTTCGTCATCGCCGCCCTTCTGCCACTCTTTTTCAACAAAGGCATCCGCATCCAGCCGAAGGAAGCGCACGAACGGGCCAAAAAGGCAGATGTGATCTATTTCTTCGCCCGCCGGAGCATCTGGAAACAGATCGGTTTCCTCTTTCTTTACTATTCCGGCCTGATCGGTACGCTCGCCATGCTGAAACCCTGGCTGGTCGACCTGGGCTACGACATGAAGGAGATCGGGGTGATGAGCGGAGTGGCGGGGACATTCGTCGGGTTCCTCTCCTCGTTTGCCGGAGGGATGATCGTACGGCGGATCGGCCGTTTCCGCGCGCGCATCCTGTTCGCGGTGTTTGTCTTGATAGCGACACTTTACTTCCTCGGACTCTCCTACGTGCATCCGACGACGCCCATGCTCTACGGCGGGATTTTCCTTCTGTGGGGCAGCTACGGGATGGCGACGATCGTGGTCTATACGACGGCAATGGACTGTGTACGCCCTGGGCGCGAAGGGACGGATTTCACGATCCAGACGGTCATCACGCATCTCAGCGGCATGTTGATGGCCATCCTGAGTGGAAGAATTGCAGATCATACGGGTTATCACGGACTCTTCTTCTTCGAGGCAAGCATCGCCCTGATATCTCTCATTTATATAGTAACGGTTTTCAGAAAAGATAAAAATACGATATGAAACAAGAACTTTTAGATAAATACAATGTGCCGGTTCCCCGGTACACCAGCTATCCGCCGGCAAACTATTTTCATGACGGGTTCACAAGCCGGGAT from Parabacteroides merdae ATCC 43184 includes the following:
- a CDS encoding glycoside hydrolase family 2 TIM barrel-domain containing protein; the encoded protein is MKLNVLACCLSLLGTAAFAQKNEWRDPNVNEINRAPMHTNYFAYEDENSALKGCKESSGNFMTLNGNWKFFWVKNADMRPTDFYQVNFNDKGWDNLKVPGLWELNGYGDPIYVNVGYPWRSQFKNNPPEVPTENNHVGSYRKEIMVPADWKGKEIFAHFGSVTSNMYLWVNGQFVGYSEDSKLEAEFNLTKYLKPGKNLIAFQVFRWCDGTYLEDQDFLRLSGVGRDCYLYARTPKYIQDIRVTPDLDAQYKDGTLNVSLNLKGSGTVDLKLLDKAGKEVATSSVKGSGKVSTDMAISNPEKWTAETPVLYTLIATLKNGSNTTEVIPVKVGFRKIELKNAQILVNGQPVLFKGADRHEMDPDGGYVVSPERMIQDIKVMKEYNINAVRTCHYPDNNLWYDLCDKYGIYVVAEANVESHGMGYGDKTLAKNPLFAKAHMERNQRNVQRGYNHPSIIFWSLGNEAGMGPNFEACYTWIKNEDKSRAVQYEQARTSEFTDIYCPMYRDYKGSEEYCKGDIDKPLIQCEYAHAMGNSQGGFKEYWDLIRKYPKYQGGFIWDFVDQSLRWKTKDGVPFYAYGGDWNKYDASDNNFMDNGLISPDRKPNPHMHEVGHIYQSIWVTPSDLANGVVNVYNENFFRNLDGYYAEWELLANGEVVQTGMVKDLEVAPQQTKSIKLNYSTEGICKCKELLLNVAFKLKKAETLLPAGYTVAKNQLTIRPYNAPKLDLQNVHQVNIETVIPTIKDNDINYLIVEGENFRMDFDKHDGFLCRYDVNGMTMLKEDGKLTPNFWRAPTDNDMGANLQNKYAAWKEPGLKLVSLTNKIENDMATVNAEYTMDAVKAKLYLTYTINNEGAVKVTQKMVADKSAEVSDMFRFGMQMQMPKCLDQINYYGRGPIENYSDRNNVTDLGNYRQTVDEQFYSYIRPQETGTKTDIRWWKQTNKGGNGLMFISEAPFSASALNYSIESLDDGVQKDQRHSELVPQANYTNMCIDKVQMGLGCVNSWGALPLEQYRIHYGDYEFSFIMKPIQSNL
- a CDS encoding Gfo/Idh/MocA family oxidoreductase, with amino-acid sequence MKKENSISRRSFLKSTAMAGALGAIGTGSASVLTSCAGGGESAAANKPLKEPGTYYIPELPDKATDGKELKAGVIGCGGRGSGAAENFLDAANGVTVVAVADTFKERVDALADKLKEKGCNIPEDKRFVGLDAYKQLIDSGVDVVIIATPPVFRPVHFQYAVEKGKHCFLEKPICVDPVGYRTIMATAKQAQAKNLCVVTGTQRHHQRNYVESYKKIMEGAIGEITGGVVYWNQSMLWFRERQKDWNDCEYMIKDWVNWKWLSGDHIVEQHVHNIDVFTWFSGLKPVKAVGFGSRQRRITGDQYDNFSIDFTMENGIHLHSMCRQIDGCATNVSEFIQGTKGSWNSAEMEIKDNAGNVIWKYDGEAEKNAHTQTNPYVLEHVNWVNCIRGGKPIEQASETAVANMAAIMGRESAYTGAETTWDAMTASPLDYTPKDLNLGKMDMSGFTVPVPGKPRDEKKK
- a CDS encoding SUMF1/EgtB/PvdO family nonheme iron enzyme, yielding MATNNNSNRYPSEKGRFFKGKTFILLVGLLLGAGIMVAVYKTSVYFSSDESCMMCHVHPHAEDSWKLSKHVNNGSGVKTHCVACHLPPQNDTWNHYTAKAKLGLKDVWSFMTKDSADFDWNTKSELEHAVKYIPNESCKECHQNLFPEGINQDGITAHLYYDENEKKLDLQCISCHLDAGHYNPDYKHGKLTGIPGAATATVDTSLYFKTATPVTSFTDYTEQIPGTAVAFKMVAIPGGTFKMGSTDKEPFHKADEAPVRNVTVSPFFMAEVEVTWDQYWAFYGQTMSEGRTPPETVYANNSNPDVDAISGPTPPFGFPDQGWGAGDRPAITMTHYAAETFCQWLSKQTGKKYRLPTEAEWEYAARGGTETPYFFTGNPKDFSDQGFWRKFFDAKTDSISSFVIYAKNSKNRTQEPGEVKANPFGLKNMLGNVMEYCADKYDPKAYSKGGDNVTNPLITEGEEWVVRGGNYTSDAADVRSAARDYTKHDAWLKTDPQQPKSIWWYSDIRGIGFRVVCEPDPAIGAK